The stretch of DNA gttgtcaaccgttatgaccgtttcgcgtagaatttcaaaatgaaacctgcttaacttttgtaagtaagctgtaaggaatgagcctgccaaatttcagccttctacctacgtgCGAAGTTgaacaattagtgatgagtgagtgagtgagtcagtcagtcagtcagtcagtgagggctttgtcttttattagtatagattgaaaaataaacttatttCTCTCTTCAAGAATCCAtccagaactttttcaaaactcaaTAATTGTAAAGTAAACATGCTGGGCCTGTGGTCATTTGCTACCTGCTGTTGTATtctatgcaaaaaatattttaggtgGAGATCTGTAACCATATGACTCTCTTCGTTGGGTCGGGGATGAATGCAGATTTTCACAGAGTGTCTTTGCAACATATTGCTGTACTTCCTATTTGGTTTTCACTGCACTTAGCTGTGTATtactattacttttttatttataagaaagACAGGTTGCATCAGAAGATGAATGCTATTGCTGTGAACACAGTGGTGTGCTTTAGTGGAACAAGCTATATAAAAAATCCTgtcaataaggaaaacaaaaaggaaaatctaGGAATATGCACAGCATGCTGGGGTCATACTTTGGTCAGCAATCACTCTTAAACCTGAGATAGAATAAACATTTGCATAAAACTTATTTGGTGGTGGATAGCACTGCCAGAGGTTGCATTTTGATCTAGCTCATTAATGTTTATATATGGATCCTCTTTGAATGGCATACTAATGGTAGCATTAGATGTGAAGGTAACAACTCACTTGAAAAAACCATTAAGTTTGTAGTTATTACAAAGCATACCTTGGGGTATCTGGGGAAAAATCCCACCAAGACATGAATATGGAAACTGCACACTGGCTGGGCTGAGATTTGGATCCACCTTCCTGAAgcaatgaggcagcagcactacccactacaccacactgtcacTCATGAATAAAGTACTATATATAATAATCTGCTGTTAAAGGCAGAAAATACAACAGAGACCAGAAACCTAGGTAAAAATCACCCATCTAAAGGTCCAGCACATTACTGTTGTCTTATTAAGAAAGTATGCTTACAGTAAAAAATGTCAATTATTCTATATTACTGAAACCTTAGTATCAGGTTTACCTGGCATAATGCTACTTCCAGGTTCATTTTCAGGAAGGATGAGCTCTCCCAAACCACTCCGAGGTCCAGAACCAAGGAATCTAATATCATTGGCAATCTTCATTAGGCTGCATGCAACTGTATTCATTGAACCACTCAGTTCCACTAAAGCATCATGAGAAGCTAGAGCTTCAAATTTATTTGCAGCAGTCACAAATGGTaaccctgaaaaaaataaaataacaagtacTGTAGACCGAGTAATCAAACTGTAATCTTCAGTGCATTTTGACATTAATGTAGTTTAATAAATTGttccaaaaatcaaaatgatttaaaacaaaaGGAAGACGGCAGGCATTACCTGTAAGCTGGGCAACTCTAGCAGCTACTTTCTCTGCAAATCCAATGCGGGTGTTGAGGCCAGTACCAACTGCAGTACCCCCAGCTGCAAGTTCATATATTCTTGGCATGGAAGATTTTACTCTCTCTATGCTGTATTTAACTTGTTGCACATATCCACTAAACTcctattgggggaaaaaaaaattacaaaaaatgctaaaTGCACACAATTATATACTCATTTTAGTTGACCCTTACATTACTTGTATCTACAAGACCTTCTTTTTAATTTAGTACGACAAAATTCATATAAGGCTTAACATatgataaaagttaaaaataaaactcttaGGCAACATGTCCATTTGGGACTGTttcaagataattaaaaaaatgattcctGCTAATttctacagtgtttttttttttgcctaaacCATACTATACCTGTCCCAAAGAGAGAGGAACGGCATCCTGAGTATGAGTGCGTCCAATCTTAATGATATCTTTAAACTCTTTAGCTTTCGCCTCAAGCGCATCATGAAGCTTCTGTAACCCAGGCAACAGGATGTCATGAACCTCTTTGGCAGCAGCAATGTGCATTGCCGTGGGGAAAGTGTCATTAGAGCTCTAtagtggaagaagaaaaaaaaaatgaaaagaagaaaaagtgtgaTGGCTCAAAACTAGTATGAAAAATGGAAATAGGATAGCGGTGATATATGATATTACTAATATTACAGGTGCATACTCTTGGCTGCCTAGGCACTTAACTATAACTCATTTAGCCTCAGTAgtgtaaagtaaaaacaaaaagtagaaCAAGTCCCCAGATTTCTGTGTTTAGTAAAAGAGGGTAAAGGCAGCACAGCAAAGCAAGCAATCGACCTTACAGTTTTGCCTAACATGAAATGAAAACTTATGCAAATGGAATACAAGACAAAAATTTAttagaataaattaaaacaaattcagaTGGGTTCTTATTCCTTTCTCTTGCATATTCAAtgcagaaagaacaaaaaatgagtGACAGTCACAAAAGTAATTTATATTTCAGATATAGGTAAAAGATCAGTACCATTGTGTTTCTGaatcatgtaaataaataaatgctgcaaCATTTGTTCTAGTGGTGGCATGAAATATTTTATGTTCTCCTTAGTTTTAACTGTGCATTATGCTGTGaagatttacacatttatttttcattgcttatttTTATGTCCGTATTTAGCATATACCAGTTTAATTGTGCTAAATCCTTAAAGAATGCACTTTTTCTACCCCATAATATAACCATCACCAAACAAGATACAGtactatgaaaataaaataagttatagTGACGCATTCTGGGAGACAGGATTTGTAACATATTTTAGTACCTGACTTTTGTTCACATGGTCATTGGGGTGTACTGGATCTTTGCTGCCAAGTTTACCTCCCAAAATCTCAATTGCTCTATTGCTGATAACTTCATTCACATTCATGTTAGACTGGGTTCCTGATCCTGTCTGCCACACGACCAAAGGAAAATGATCATCTAGTTTACCCGCAAtgatctaaaaagaaaaaaaaaagtgaaagatcacttaaaaaacaaaacaaagctgtcTTCAGGAAATCGTGATGGGAATATGTACAATTGACAGGCATTTGCAAATGAATTCAGAAAAATTTGGACTTTAGACAACTTTGTGAAAGTTACGAAAAGTATAGTTACAGATACAGTAACTATCAATGATGTTaaattcttttgtattcaattaaAGCCATTTGGCAAACAAAATTGTACCACAAAACAGACTGAAAACTATTAATAATAACTTGTTTCACACAGATTGAGCTTTCATTTTTCACTAAGGCTAATTTATTCACATTAGAATTGTTGGGTGTATATCCATTCCTGGCATCACTGTTTACACAATTTACAGTTGCCAATTAGTCTAACATGTATGTTTCTAGAacgtggcagaaaaaaaaaactaattaaaaaaaaacaaaaaacaaagcaacacaaatgaaGACAATGCAAACCCCCCCactcccaacacacacacacacacacacacaaaacccaAACAAAGATTCAAACTCTGTAAAACACGGAGCTGTAAAAAAGCATACTCATAACTAATGGCTGAGGCAATGTGTTGATCTTCCTTAAATTATCTTTATGGTACCGTCCATGATATAACTATAGACTAGACTTAAACAAAtggcttttaaatatatttttgcaaaagaCAACACAAATCATAAATCTACACAGAGATTATGATAGGCAAGTCTGAAAAGGGCAGAAAACATTTGCCTTAATTGGGTTCAGAAAAGGCAAATTACACTCTTTTTCACTTCAGGATTTTATAACATGACTTGTcgtcccccgtggctctgcctgtgcagtagtgaaacaggacagtgaggagggccctacatggctccccactcctgacgtcatgcttctgtctcggattagcacaaatatatagctcctgcaagcgaactatgattcgtAGAacgacagaagttgcaaaatcaactggaatgttcaagcaaattataggaaaaaactcaatctaaatctattaagtagatctctcgctcgctcactaaATGGAGGtagctggcgcgtgagtgaggaaggccccggcCTACTTTCCTTggcccactgcatgtctctcggatttgcgcaaataaatgaactatgatacttagtgcagaGAAGTCACATAATCAACAggagtgttcaagcaaattaaagaaaaaaaccctgatctaaatccgttaagtagttctcttgtgaaaagcggacagacatacagacagacgttggattttacatatatagagatTTATCACTGTGagaaaagtacaataaatattaattcatttaaactAAACTTTTTCAgcttagaaaatgaaaaaggtcttttttctttaacaataaattattattaaatgttaattaCGTCTGAATTTTCAACTCTTTCTCAACAACGCAGAAACAATGGAATGATGTTTAAAGATTTAATGAAATGGagactttatatataaagtttattgcagaaacaatggaatgatgtttaaagatttaaagaaatGGAGACTTTATGTATAAagtttattgttttttagttAATCTCAGTCtacaatattttcattataaaagATCAGAATGAAGCTTATACAACTACAAACGTATTCCAGTAATCTGCTGGGTGGCATAGTTACATCACCCAAAAAGCTCATGTTTTGAACACTTACATTATTAAAAATTGTTAGCAAACAACATCAGAAAAATTTATTAACAGGCTGTGTATAGGCATATTTTATCAGAATGTTTTATCATTAATGTTACCTATGAGCACCAGCATATACTGTAGCACAGTTAAATGATGAATACTAGTttcagagttaaaaaaagaaaaattcctgGATACACTGACTTATTTGTTGCCTGATTATATGGATGTTTTACTTCATTCCACATAGAGAGTAGCATAAATGTAAAGCTTGACCTGTAAACTAACAGAtctattaaacacaaaatgtgaCACCTTGCTTTATTTAGGTCAGATAGATGTTCTTAGTGTATTTTTCTACTGTGCCTAATCATTGCATTTTTTACCATTAGTACTGTCATGCTATCCCTACCTAATTCAAATGTTtcaacatattttacattttactttaataataggAAAAAATACATCACACTAATTGTGTGTTCAAAATGATCTTTTTAATAGAAATTTCAGCAGTTAAATTATCTTAGTAGCAACACTTCTTCAATTTTTGtgaatatgaaaataatttgAGATGTGTTCTTTGCAAGCCTGCACAACTGTCTCTCATTTTCTGCTAAAAACACGAATGTATCAGTCACAGAACTGTAATGCTTTACAAAAAGCAAACTGTAGCATATAAGTGTAACTGACATTTCTAAATTGGTATTTTGTAACCAAATGTGCCCTGGTATGGACAAGCAACTCATCCAGCGTTGGTTGTTACTTTAAGCTCAATGCTGCTGGAATGACCTTAAACTAAACTGGATAAGAAAGGTAGAAAAAGGACGGATGGATGGGTGGGTTTCTGTTTTCCCAAAATGGTTTGAATTTCCAAAATTATTATTTCCCTTAAAAACAACGTAGAGGACTTGAACTTTCCACAATTCAGAAATGTGGGAAAAACACATTAAAGAACAGCAATAACAATATCACAAAAAACtgatttctctattataaaaacaaatcttgggagggagactagggagacgagacgtgatcttcttggaagacaatttgacgtcctgcgagagacactttaacgccacgtgagacaaggcagtgagacaacatttaaaacaagttaacggacatctaacctagtagttgtttgaatgcttttggcagtcctgccacgtgcaaaagttcgctgatgacactgctattgtgggctgcatcaggagtgggcaggaggaggagtacagaaagttaatcaaagactttgttaaatggtgcgactcaaaccacttacaccttaacaccagcaagaccaagaagctggtggtggattttaggaggcccaggctcctcatggaccctgtgatcatcagaggtgactgtgtgcagagggtgcagacctataaatatctgggagtgcagctggatgacaaattggactggtctgccaatactgatgctctatgtaagaaaggtcagagcagactatactttctgagaaggttggcatccttcaacatctgctttaagatgctgcagatgttctaccagacggttgtggcgagtgccctcttctacgcggtggtgtgctggggtggcagcataaagatgaaagacgcctcacgcctggacgaacttgttaagaaggcaggctctattgtaggagtaaagttggacagtttaacatctgtggcagagcgatgggcactaagcaaactcctgtcaatcatgaataatccactgcatccacttaacagtgtcatctcgagacagaggagcagcttcagcgacagactgctgttactgtcctgctccactgacagactgaggagatcgttcctccctcacactatgcaactcttcaattccacccgggggagtaaatgcttacattaattttctttttctttttcatttttattactatttaatttaatattgtttctttgtatcagtatactgctgctggattatgtgaatttccccttaggattaataaagtatgtatgtatgtatgtatgtatgtatgtatgtatgtatgtatgtcgtatgtatgtatgtatgtatgtatgtatgtatgtatgtatgtatgtatgtatgtatgtatgtatgtatgtatgtatgtatgtatctatctatctatctatctatctatctatctatctaacgtaATGTGAATAAGTGAGTGACTGATAGAGTGTCCAGAAGTGAAAGAGGGAGTGTGTCTGTTAAAGTGTGTGAGGTGTTTGTTTACTGGAAATGGAGTCTTTGTTACTGTGGCGCCTGTCCCAAATGTATTTCCTCTGCGAGTATTTTGCCCCATTTCAAACAATCAGAGGCATTAAATTATGAGCAccaaagataaaacaaaataccAGGACCTAACTGTGCCAAACCCTTAGCAAGACAATGCAGAATAGAAGGAGATCTATTGCAAATTGCAGCCTGACATCCAAGTAAAATTAGGGCATTGGTAAATAGTTTGGATGATTCTTTAGacatatctgaatttttttttaacaagacatGGCATTTACCCTGACTAGAAAGGATGTTCATTAGAAGCTTAACATACCTCATCAGCAGCCATAACAATAGCTCCTGCAATCTTGGGGTCTAAGCCATAGTCCTTGTTGACTTCAGCTGCTGCTTTTTTCAGAATGCCAAAAGCCTTAATCACTTGGATCTGAAATGCATTAGAAGGGGAGTGATAAACAGATAATTTGCAGAAGAAATGCATGTACTTGGTAAAACATAATTACACACAAAGGAATATAATACAATGGGCAGTACTAAAGCAATAAAATGTTATCTGACATAACAatactgcgtgtgtgtgtgaaacTGACACCTTTAAAGTGATTTTTACACTGATAATGCTTAACCAATGCTAACAAAGTCAAACCCCTTACTTAATATTAATGTCCTCAAAACTAAACACTAAGATCACTTAGTTTACATAGATATACAACAACGATTTAAAGCTAGTTTATAGAGCATACATTATAtgttcttgtaaaaaaaaaacaacaaaagatattTTAGAAACTAAAACTACAAGATTTTTGTTTAGGGGCTAATAGGTGTACAAAGCTCTGCAACACCTGAAAAAAGGCATGAATGGGTACTCAACATACTGTAGAACTGAAATATGAATGCCTTTCAGTTTTTTGCTTATTTGAAATCAGTAAAGCAAAAGTGTGGCCTAAAAAAGAACTTTGTGCAGCAAAGCAGTTGGGGTCCTACATATTTATTTGTGATTTCaattgaattttaaaaacaaagcaagattAAACACTGATATTAGGCAGATGACTTCTGGAGCTGTTTGGCCAGTTTACATATATGTGAAGATATAATAAaatgatacatccatccatccattatccaacccgctatatcctaactacaggatcacgggggtctgctggagcccatcccagccaacacagggtccaaggcaggaaacaaaccctgggcggggcgctagcccaccgcagggtacacacacaccaagcacacactagggacaatttagaatcaccaatgcacctaacctgcatgtctttggactatgggaggaaactggagtacccagtggaaacccacgcaaacatggggagaacatgcaaactccaagcagggagggcgcaggaagtgaacccggatctcctaactacgaagcagcagtgctaccactgagccaccctacatacattttatatatttttgtaaaatttaaactTACAGGCATCCTTTCTGTTACACCACCAATTTTAAAGTTCAGTGTAGATCTGACCGTCTGGGCACCATAATACTTGTCACTTGGCACTTGTAGTTCACCAAAAGTATCACGCTCAATTCTGAAAGTGGTAGAGCTTGCCTGTGTGAGGggatgcaaaaataaagaaaacaagttcatatacacatacataaagcaATCTGTAAATAAGAGTATTACACACTGAGACTACATTTGGGAAAGCAAAGAATGATCAGGCAGCTTTCAGAAGTCCAACTCAGAACCCTGCCCTCAGCCTTAATCAAAAAAAAAGTGGAATGATATTTGTATTTGTAGTCTACCAAggttatatttaattaattttatataactATACATTGATGAGTGAGCGTGGTTGTACACAAATATGAATTGTGATGGACTGTGGCACCATCcttgtttgcttcctgccttatgTCAACCAAATGCTGCTGGGAGAGTAGTAACCTTAAACTAGATAATCAggtttaaagaaataatgaataagAACAATATAACATTCTTTATTCTACTGAACCCAGTTCAGTGCTATGGAGGCTGGAGCTTATCACTGCAGCACTGCTTGCAAGGCAGGAAGTCAGTAGAGCTCAGGTGGGTGAAAATATTAACTGttgctatttatgttattcactttctactttgttttctgactgggttaacaaatctgtgtctttatgtgtctATTAATTCccagcatgtacagtatttagcaATCAGTAAAATCTATACATGCATTTTACTGAGATATTGCATGATTTATTGTGCATTCGGAgtcaataaatataataaaatgaacagaagagCACCTCAGTAATGTATCAGACTTAAGGCAACGTGTCTATCTAAAGGCCAAGTCACATCAGACAGCTTTcaaagcaattttcagttgtaggcTTCACTTACAAATTTTAACAAGTTGGAGGTAGTCAGCAGCATGATCCCATAATTCAGTCACATAATATGAAATGTACAGCaattcactccaactagtcttcAACTATCCCTGACTAAATCAAACATCCACCATTAATTATTGCTGTTTAATCTAATTCAATTGTAAATGTGTCTTTAAAAGGATTTTTCACTACTTTTAGACTGACAGGTCTAATACAGACAACTGATAAGGGGGCTTACTATTATTTCTACAGAAATTATTAATGGCAGAATacgttttacttttaattaagatTTGTTTAAACCGTCATCTGCTTTTGCCATCTCTGCATTgtacaattcatataatgcagtgataaggaataaggaacacaggaAGAGAAGCTTGCCTTTCTGATTTCTTGTGTATTTACAGGCCATGACAgattgggcaaaaaaaaaaaatggctgagaCTGCGGCTGAACTTGTTGTACCTCTTGACCCTTCATATTGGTTCCATCatgcagcatgttattggctgtcacaaaaaggggcaagCACAACTGTTCTGAAAGGTTGACATGCAATCACTAACTGTGAAATGCCCTTTGATTTTCTGTTATGCAAACTGATATGTTCCAGCGATGAAATCAGCTACGGAGTCGGCGAATCTAACACTCCCAACGACTAGAAGTCACAAAAAGTGACATTGGCTTAAGAGACAGCGTGGCAGACACATGTGCTTCACAAACTaattttcatgtgtgtgtgtgtaagtgtgccttATGATGGATTTCCACCCTGTTCAGGATTCAAATTTAACCACAAACCTGTTAAAGAGAAAccaggatggatggattagttgtCAACTGACCAaaattcaacaattaattaatggaccgATATTGTTGGGTTCCACTTATGTTAATTGGTTTCAAATTACtatttcctgtctgtttaaacaaatctgtgtctatGTGTACTCAGTATGTAaatagtatagggtggtccagatctaattatgcaattttcattacactataacttattaagtttattacatagaaaatcacccgaaaaatcttGGACCATCGAGAAGTCACGAAGAAGAATCGTCGCTGCATAAATCCCTGTGATCATCAGACGTGACtgcgtgcagagggtgcagacctataaatacgtgggagtgcagctggatgataaattgtattggactgccaatacagatgctctgtgcaagagaggacagaaccgactatacttccttagaatgctggagtccttcaacatctgcaataagatgctgcagatgttctatcagacagttgtggcgagtgccctcttctacacggtggtgtgctggggaggcagcataaagaagaaggacgcctcacacctggacaaactggtgaggaaggcaggctctattgtaggaatgaagctggacagtttaacttctgtggcagagcgatgggcgctgagcaggcccctgtcaatcatggagaatccactgcatccacttaacagtgtcatctccagacagcggagtagcttcagtgacagactgctgttattgtcctgctccactgacagactgaggagaccgttcctcccccacactatgcaactcttcaattccacccattgGTGGGGGTTTTGAgtagtaaacgttaacattattcaaagttattgtctgtttttacctgcatttttatcactctttaatttaatattgttttttgtatcagtgtgctgctgctggagtatgtgaatttccccttgggataaataaagtatctaaatcaaagtcatccagacgatctgggtctgcataattagatctggaccaccctgtaactTCTAAAGTTTGTATTACCTTAGTGTTGTTTGAGGGAGGGTTTGAGTGGAAAGCTGACATTTACTTCCTGTACTGAAATCAATATGCTTGTACCATACCAtttaaaaatttctatttttCCAATACCAGTATACCCTGCAACCTTACTGCACTCACACAAGTCTAGTTTAGTATAACTAaacatgtttttgggatgtgagaCATGCAGAATTCAAACCCAGAAAACTGAACTCATGAACCAGCTGCTAAACACAGACCaccatgaaataaaaaacaaacaatttagcacaaaaaaaattcaggCCAGTATTTTTCCAAGTTTAGTCCTTCAGGACCCCCACTGCTAAAGGTTTTTATTTCAAACACTTTCACATTCAGTGCATCATTCTTACTTTTAAattaacaatgtttttaattatttggccTACAGATATTTCTCAGAAATTCATTAATATTTATACTCTTTGCCATGGCTCTAAATGCTtaccttttctgttttatttccttttcctttaatattttagGTAGAGTTTACTGTCATGAGTGCTGTCATAAAACGGGCccggttaaagcccattgaggtattccttgtgtgattttgggctatacaagattTGTTGATGTTGTAATGGTAGGCAACAGCTGATGATCAGCAATGAGGAGTGCAGACTGAGGTGCAAACAACATAGGAAGCTAATGGAGATCAATCACCTTACTTGTttgcttattaaaaaaaacttttgttgcaaatactgtaaatatgtcaCCAAAGCAATTGCTCTCCTTAAGCCTTCAGTAACTGAATACAATTAAAGGAGCTAAATCTATTGGACAGgatgaattaaaaacaaataacaaaaggaaacctttatattttagcaaaaatggatTAAGAAATtacatctttaattaaaaaaaaaccttaagatTAATTCAAAGTAAGAATGATGCACTGATTTTGAACTGGATTGGAGTAAAAACCATAAAACACAGGGGTGTTTCAGAGCAAAACCTGGGAATCACTGGTTAggacaaaaatgtgttttttaataaaaggtaaagGTGAATCACATGTGTTTTTCAGCAGTGCACAATCAGAGAATTCTTGCACCCTGTCCCTCCCTTAAAGTGagtgttaaatttattttaggaAACAACACATTCTGCCAAACAGATCAAAGGGCACATGAAGCAATGGAAAACAgagcatttaattaatttaacagagaacTAAGTTGCTCAGGCCAGAAGAGGACATGCTGACTACAGAAATCAGTTATTTAACTGGTTGAGATAGGCTTGAAGGAGGCTAGGAAGAGTTACAGGGATGTTTTCCAGTACTGCAACTTTAGCTACAAAGCCTAACAGCCATATTTTGAAAGCATAACTAATGATTCATGCAACAACAatgcaaattattaaaaacagaaatgcattAAATCGGTCTATCTTTCCAACACTACTTATGAATGGAGGTGCAGGAGGTAGAATGGCTGACTCGCAGTTCAAAGGTGCTGTGATCGAATCCTGACCTGGTCATTCTGTGAGGGTCTGCATGTGCCCTCCACATTTATGTGGtcccttccacagtccaaatacgGGCAGGTAAGATTGATTGGACATGTGCGAGTGTATGTACGTGACTGTGCACTGCTTTGGctggtactccagtttcttcctACTCAAaagatgtatatattattttatgtggTGACCCTAAACTTGCCTTGTTTGGGCTTACATGTGCGTTTGCTTTAAGATGGACTGCTCTATCATAGTGGACTGATTCTTACTTTTTCTTGCATGCCTATGAGCTATCATGTCTGTCTGCTGCTCAGTTTCACTATGCTgttgctcttctttttccttctgcTACTATGGTGATAATTACTTAGTTTTGCAATTACTTTGCCATAAACAGAAAAGCACAGGTCATTTTGTTGTCCTTTGTTTATGTTGAATGAAGTTGATGTTtgatctacactaataaaaggcaaagccctcactggctggctcactcactcactcactcactcatcactaattctccaacttcccatgtaggtagaaggctgaaatttggcaggcgtattccttacagcttacttacaaaagttaagcaggtttcatttcgaaattctacacataacggtcgataacggtcgacaacgtccgccatgttgaactttcttatttatggctccatcttcacgaaatttggtaggcggcttccctgtgctaaccgaaaccaatgtacgtacttattttgatggtatgacgccactgtcgaccggcatattgaactttccaacgtcactaattttccaacttcccgtgtaggtagaaggctgaaatttggcaggct from Polypterus senegalus isolate Bchr_013 chromosome 16, ASM1683550v1, whole genome shotgun sequence encodes:
- the fh gene encoding fumarate hydratase, mitochondrial is translated as MHRCLRSLLRASRNLVTVQNSAISKRPCPLAWYRMASSTTFRIERDTFGELQVPSDKYYGAQTVRSTLNFKIGGVTERMPIQVIKAFGILKKAAAEVNKDYGLDPKIAGAIVMAADEIIAGKLDDHFPLVVWQTGSGTQSNMNVNEVISNRAIEILGGKLGSKDPVHPNDHVNKSQSSNDTFPTAMHIAAAKEVHDILLPGLQKLHDALEAKAKEFKDIIKIGRTHTQDAVPLSLGQEFSGYVQQVKYSIERVKSSMPRIYELAAGGTAVGTGLNTRIGFAEKVAARVAQLTGLPFVTAANKFEALASHDALVELSGSMNTVACSLMKIANDIRFLGSGPRSGLGELILPENEPGSSIMPGKVNPTQCEAITMVAAQVMGNHVAVTVGGSNGHFELNVFKPMIIKNVLNSARLLGDASVSFTENCVVGIEANTDRINKLMSESLMLVTALNPHIGYDKAAKIAKTAHKEGSTLKEAAIKLGYLTSEQFDQWVKPQDMLGPK